The DNA region GGCGCGGGCACCATCTCGGAGATCATTACGTAGAGGCGTTTTGCGAGCGTGAGCCCGCAGCCGATATCCCGAGCGAGCGCAGCGCGCGAGTCGAGGGATCTGACCGGAACCTCCGGGCTTTAGTCCCGGCAGCAACGAAGGGTAGAAGCAGCCATGGCAAGAGAGATCGTTACGTTGCAGTGCACCGATTGCAAAGACCGCAATTACTCGACCACCAAGAACAAGAAGACCACACCGGACCGGCTCGAGTTCTCGAAGTTCTGTCGTAAGTGCAGGAAGCACACGGCGCACAAAGAGGTGAAGTAGCGGTCAGCGATCAGCATTCGGCGTTCAGCAAGATCTAGCTGATGGCTGAGAGCTGAAGGCTGAGCGCTTGTACGGAGGGGCGTAAGCTCAACGGCTAAACTGCCGGTCTCCAAAACCGGACTTGGGGGTTCGAATCCCTCCGCCCCTGCCAGTTTTCGAGGCCAAAGGCCAGGAAGACGGATACGGAATGAAGACGGCAGCACAATCTATGGACGAGAACAGCGTAGCCGGAAAGATCAAGGCGTGGCCGGATCGCACGCGGAGCTTCTACACCGACGTGCGCACGGAGATGAAGAAGGTCTCCACGCCGTCGCTCAAAGAAGTGCAGGCAACCACGCTGGTGGTGCTGATCACGGTCGCGCTGTTCGGGGTCTATTTCTGGATCATCGACATGGGCATCGCCCGCGCCGTGGATTGGTTGCTGCGGTACTTCTCTAAGTAAAGCAGTCTGAGTAAAGCAGTCCAAGTAAAGCAGTCCAAGTAAAGCAATGAAAATGGCTGAAGACATCAAGACCGAGAACGGCGACGCTGAAGTTTCGGAGAATCCCGAGGTTTCGGAAACCTCCGAGATTTCCGAGATCTCCGAGAACTCCGGCAACGAAGACCAGCAGCCTGAGGCTGCTAGCGCCGCTGCTGCCGAAGAAACCGAAGAGACGGCGGCGGCGGAATCCGTTCCGGAAGCCGAAGCCGCGCCCGTCGCCAAAGCGCCGAAGACGAAGAAAGCTAAGGCGGAGAAGGCCGACGACGAGGACGCCAAGCCGGCTGAAGGCGATGCTGCCAGCGAGACGCCGGCAACCGAGCCGGCTTCTGACCAGCCGGCGTCTAGCGAGCAACCCAGAAATCCGAACATGAAGTGGTACATCGTCCACTCCTACTCGGGTTTCGAGCGCAAGGTGAAAGAGTCGCTCGAATCGCGCGTCGCCGCTTTCGGATTGCAGGAGAAGATCGGGCGCGTCGTGATCCCCACCGAGCCGGTCACCGAGATCCGGAACGGCAAGAAGTACACCATCGAGCGCGCCTTCCTGCCGGGATACGTTCTGGTAGAGATGGACCTCACCGGCTTCCGCGCGGGCGGCGACGGCGATCACGTGTGGCACGTGGTGAAGTCCACGCCGCGCGTCACCGGATTCGTGGGCACGGGCAACGACCCCACGCCGCTCTCGGAAGAAGAAGTCAACACCATCATCTATCGCGTCAACGTCGGCAAAGACAAGCCGAAGCTGCGCGTGAAGTTCGAGAAGAACGAGTCGGTGAAGATCACCGAAGGACCGTTCGCCAACTTCACCGGCATCGTGGACGAGGTCAACGAAGATCGCGAGACCTTGAAGATCATGGTCACCATCTTCGGCCGCGCCACCCCGGTCGAGCTCGAGTTCGGCCAGGTGGAAAAGGTCGCATAGACAAGTTTCGAGTCTCAAGTTTCTAGTTTCGAGAAGAAGAGAAGAAGAGCAATGGCGAAAAAAGTCACAGGACAAGTGAAGCTCCAGATCGCGGCCGGCAAAGCCACGCCCGCGCCGCCGGTGGGCCCCGCCCTCGGCCAGGCGCAGGTCAACATCATGGAGTTCTGCAAGCAGTTCAACGCCAGGACCAGCCAGAAGGAGCTCGACGGGCTCATCGTCCCGGTGGTGATCACGGTCTACAGCGACCGCTCGTTCACCTTCATCACCAAAACGCCGCCGGCTTCCATCCTGCTCAAGCGCGCGGCGCAGGTCGCGAAGGGTTCCGGGACGCCGAACAAGGAAAAGGTCGGCACCGTCACCGAGAAGCAGGTCGCGGAGATCGCGAAGCAGAAGATGCCGGACTTGAACGCCGCCTCGCTCGACAGCGCGATCAAGAGCATCAAGGGCACGGCGCGCTCGATGGGCATCGACGTCGTAGCGTAAATATGTCGCGTAGAGACGTCGCATAAAGGTTTGTAGTCGAGACGACCACGTCGCGCCGGCACCAAAGACGCGAGGTGGCAGACAGAGGAAGCAAATGAAAAAAGCAGGGAAGAACATCACCAAGGCGCGGGAGTCGGTCGAGAAGCGCGCGTATCTTCTCGAAGACGCGGTCCCGTTGCTGCAGAAAGTAAAGTTCGCGAAGTTCGACGAGACGGTGGAGATCACGATGCGTCTCGGCGTGGACCCGAAACATGCCGACCAGATGGTGCGCGGCACCGTGGTGCTGCCGCACGGCTTGGGCAAGACGAAGAAGGTGCTGGTGATCGCGTCCGGTGAAAAAGTTCGCGAGGCGCAAGAGGCGGGCGCGGACATCGTGGGCGGCGAAGAGACGGTCGAGAAGATCATGAAAGAGAACTGGGTGGACTACGACGCCGTCGTCGCCACGCCGGACATGATGAAGTCCGTCGGCAAGCTCGGCAAAGTGCTCGGACCGAAGGGTTTGATGCCCAATCCAAAGACCGGCACGGTGACCTTCGACGTTGCCCGCGCCGTGCGCGAGGTCAAGGCCGGCAAGGTCGAGTTCCGCACCGACAAGACGGCGCTGGTGCACGTCCCGGTCGGCAAGATGTCGTTCAGCGCGGAGAAGCTGATCGACAACGCGCACACCGTGATCGCGAGCGTGATCAAGGCCAAGCCGGTCGCGGCCAAGGGCAAGTACATCCGGGGCGCGTATCTTTCGTCCTCGATGGGCCCGGGCATCTCGCTCGACACCACCACGGCCGAAGCCGCGTCGAAAGAGAAATAAGAGTTCTTACGAAGAGGATCTGAGCGATGGCAGTCACAAGAGCAAAAAAAGTGGAGTCGGCGGCAAAGCTGGCCGGCGAGTTGAAGAGCGTCGAGAACCTTATCGTCGCGAGCTTCGAGAAGCTCACGGTGGAGAAGGACTTTGAGCTGCGCAAGTCGGTGCGTACTGCCGGCGGACGCTACCAGGTGGTGAAGAACTCGCTGGTCGAGCGCGCGGCGAAAGGCACCAAGGTCGAAGACGTGTTGAAAGACCTGAAGGGTGTCACTTCCATCGCCTACACCTCGGCCGATCCGGTCGCGCTGGCGAAGGTGCTCACCAAGTACGCCAAAGATAATCCGGAGTTCCAGTTCAAGGGCGGCGTGGTCGAAGGCCGCGCGCTCACGGTGAAAGAGCTGGAAGCGCTGGCCAAGATGCCGTCGAAGGAAGAGCTTTATTCGAAGCTGCTCTTCCTTATCAGCGCGCCGGCGCAGCGCCTGGTCACGGTGATGAATGCCGTTGGCCGCGATGTTGCCGTGGTGCTGAACCAGGGCGTGGAGAAGAAAAAGTTCAAAGCAGCCGAAGCAACGGAAGCAACGGAAGCGCCGAAAGCAACGGAAGCGCCGGAAGCAACGGAAGCGCCGAAAGCAACGGAAGCGCCGAAAGCGGCGGAGGCAACGGAAGCATAAGCCTCCCAGGGTTGGGCGCGGAGCGAGTCCGCCGCGGTGGACGAGCAAAGCGCGAGAGCAAAAGTTAGTGGTCGGGAATCACGGGCTGCGGAACCTGTTGTCTGGCAGGGGTCGCGCAATGGAAACGTGAGGATCGATGACCGGGCAGCACGATTTCGATAACTAAAAAGGTGGAGAACTGACATGGCGGATATCCAGCAGTTGGAAGAACAGATCGTTGGGCTGAGCCTGCTCGATGCGGCGCAGCTGGTGAAGAAACTCGAGGAGCGTCTTGGCGTCTCCGCAGCGGCGGCTGCCCCGGTCATGGTGCAAGGGGGCGGCGGTGCGGCGCCGGGCGCGGCTCCGGCGGAAGAGAAGACGGAATTCGCCGTCGTGCTCACCGCCGCGGGCGCTCAAAAGATCAACGTGATCAAAGCGGTGCGTGAAGTCACCAGCCTGGGCTTGAAAGAAGCCAAGGACCTGGTCGATGGCGCCCCGAAGACGGTGAAGGAAGGCATCAGCAAGGATGAGGCGGAGACCATCCGCAAGAAGTTCACCGATGCTGGCGCTACCGTCGAGGTCAAGTAGCCGCGTTTCGCGGGCATTGCGCGACGAACGACCCGGGCCTGCTTTCGTGGGGGCACGGCGAGTCGGGCAGCCCACGAATCGGCTATCCCAAGCGCGCGAGCGCGCGTCGAGGGATTTCTCAGTGAATCCGCGAGGGTGGTGGATGTATCTATATATATCCACCGCCCACGCACCATCTGCACCGCCCCGCTCGGCGGGACGGAGGTAAGGCCACACACGGCGCGGGAACACACAATGCAGGCAGGGCCAAGCGCTTAAAACGGCGCCCAAGGGGAAGTTTGTCCCCGAGGGTGCGGCTGCATTTTTAGAGCCAAACTCGCGGACCAGCGTCCGCTGCTCGAACGCGCACCCGCCGCGTCCGAGCGAGACCCCGGTGAGATCCCGGGGACAACAGAGGAGTTGTTGATGCCGAACAAGAATACTGCCATCCGCACGCGACTCGATTTCAGCAAGATCCCGGCCACCATCAAGATCCCGAACTTGATCGAGGTGCAGAAGCGTTCCTACGACCGCTTCCTGCAGATGGATAAACTGCCGAGCGAGCGTGACGAAGCGGGGCTGCAGTCCGTCTTCCAATCCGTTTTCCCCATCAGCGATTTCCGCAACGTCTCGCAGCTCGAGTTCGTCGATTACGCCATCGGCAACTGGGAGTGCAAGTGCGGCCACTTGAAGGGCCTGCACCACCTGCGTACGACTTGCAAGAACTGCGGCTCCACCGTCATCACCGACCCGTTCCACTCCGGCGACGTGCTTTGCAATCGTTGCGGCACGTACAACGCCAACACCCCTGATTTCTGCAACAAGTGCGGCGATCCGGTGGGACTGCAGCTCAAGTACGACATGGCCGAGTGCGAAGAGCGCGGCATGACTTACTCTGCCCCGCTCAAGGTCACCATCCGGCTCACCATCTTCGATAAGGATCCCGAGACCGGCAACAAGACCATCCGCGACATCAAGGAGCAGGAAGTCTTCTTCGGTGACGTGCCGCTCATGACCAACAACGGCACCTTCATCATCAACGGCACCGAGCGTGTGATCGTCTCGCAGTTGCACCGCTCGCCCGGCGTCTTCTTCGAGACGGCGAACAACCGCACCTACTTCCTCGGCAAGATCATCCCCTACCGCGGCTCGTGGGTCGAGTTCGAGTACGACCAGAAGAACATCCTCTACGTCCGCATCGACCGCAAGCGCAAGTTCCTGGGCACCATCTTCCTGCGCGCGCTCGGCCTGCGTTCCGACGAAGATATTTTGCGCACGTTCTATACCGTCGACCGCATCGCCATCAAGAACAAGAAGCTGCACTGGACGCTCGAGCCCGCCGTCGAGCGCCCCACCAACCTACTGGGCTTGAAGCTGGCGCATTCCATCAAGTCGAAGTCGGGCGACGAGATCGCGCACTCCGGCCGCAAGATCACCGCGGCCATCATGAAGGAGATCCAGAAGGCGAAGATCACCGAGATCGAGATCGATACCACCGACCTCGAGGGTGCCTTCACCGCCGCCGACGTCGTGGACACCAACACGGGCGAGCTCCTGCTCGAGGCCAACACCGAAGTCACCGCCGAGAAGCTGGCCAAGCTGATCGACGCCGGCATCGGCGAGCTGCACCTGTTCTTCCCCGAGCGTGACGACGTGGGCAACGTGATCTCCGCCACCCTGCGCAAAGACAACGTCAAGACGCCGCAGGAAGCGCTCATCGAGATCTACCGCAAGCTGCGTCCCGGCGACCCGCCGACGCTCGACACCGCCACCGCGCTCTTCCACGGCATGTTCTTCGACGCCCGGAAGTATGACTTCTCGCGCGTCGGCCGCTTGAAGTTCAACATCAAGCTGTTCGACAACGCGGAAGCCACCAAGCTCGATAACCGCACCCTCGAGCCCGACGACTTCTACGCCACCATCCGCTACCTGTTGAAGCTGCGCAAGAGCATCGGCACGGTGGACGACATCGATCACCTCGGCAACCGCCGCGTGCGCGCGGTCGGCGAGCTGCTCGAGAACCAGTTCCGCATCGGGCTGGTCCGCATGGAGCGGGCGATCAAAGAAAAAATGTCCGTGTACCAGGAAATGTCCACCGCGATGCCGCACGACCTGGTGAACGCGAAGCCGGTGATGGCCGCGATCCGCGAGTTCTTCGGCTCGAGCCAGCTCTCGCAGTTCATGGACCAGACCAACCCGCTCTCCGAGATCACGCACAAGCGGCGTCTCTCCGCGCTCGGGCCGGGCGGCCTCTCGCGCGAGCGCGCCGGCTTCGAGGTCCGCGACGTCCATCCCACGCACTACGGACGCATCTGCCCCATCGAGACGCCGGAAGGCCCGAACATCGGCCTCATCTCGTCGCTCTCGTGTTACGCGCGCATCAACGACTACGGCTTCATCGAGTCGCCGTATCGCCGCGTGAAGACCGGGCGCGTGCTCGACTACGTTTCCGTCGTCAACGCCGGTGATTCGGATTACCGCGTCGGCGACCACATCGAGAAGCACGAGGCCGAGAAGGCCAACGCCGACCTCAAAGAGCGGCGCAAGCGCCACATCGATCTCGAGCCATTCTCCTTCTATCTCTCCGCCTGGGAAGAAGATCGCCACGTCATCGCGCAGGCCAACATCGAGCTCGACGATAAAGGACGCATCGTCGGCGAGCTGGTCAACGCCCGCAAGGCTGGCAACTTCGTGCTCGTCCATCGGGACGAGGTCGATTACGTCGACGTCAGCCCCAAGCAGCTCGTCTCCGTCGCCGCCTCGCTCGTGCCCTTCCTCGAGCATGACGACGCCAACCGCGCTCTGATGGGCGCGAACATGCAGCGCCAGTCCGTCCCGCTGCTGCGTGCGGAAGCTCCGCTCGTGGGCACCGGCATGGAAGGCGTTACCGCGCGCGATTCGGGCGCGGTCGTGCTCGCGCGCCGCTCCGGCATCATCGATTCGGTCGATTCCGAACGCATCATCGTGCGCGTGGAGGGTGAGCATCATCCCGGCCAGCTCTCGCGCGAGGTCGGTTCGGATATCTACCAGCTGATCAAGTTCAAGCGTTCGAACCAGAACACGTGCATCAATCAGAAGCCGATCGTGAAGCGTGGCGATCGCGTGGCGAAGGGCCAGGTCATTGCCGATGGACCGTGCACCGATAAGGGCGAGCTCGCGCTCGGCCGCAACGTGCTCGTCGCCTTCATGCCGTGGCGCGGCTACAACTTCGAGGACGCCATCCTGATCTCCGAGAAGATGGTGCGCGACGATTACTACACCTCCATCCACATCGAGGAGTTCGAGATCGAGGCGCGCGATACCAAGCTCGGCCCCGAGGAGATCACCCGCGATATCCCCAACGTCAGCGAGAACGCGTTGCGCGATCTCGATGAGAGTGGCGTCATCCGCATCGGCGCCACGGTGAAGCAGGGCGACATCCTGGTGGGCAAGGTCACGCCCAAGGGCGAGACCCAGCTCACGCCCGAAGAAAAACTGCTGCGCGCCATCTTCGGCGAGAAGGCTGGCGACGTTCGCGATGCCTCGCTCAGCTGCCCTCCGGGCATCGAAGGCACCATCGTCGACGTGAAGATCTTCTCCCGCAAGGGTCAGGAGAAGGACGAACGCGCGAAGTCGATCGAAGGCACGCAGATCGAAAAGCTGGAGAAGAACCTCTCCGACGAGATCCGCATCTTGACCGACGAGCGCCTCAAGCGCCTCGAAGCCATCCTCGGTGGCAAGGAATCGCAGGCCGACTTGCATGACGAGCGCACCAACAAGCGCTTGCTCACCAAGGGCACGATCGTCGATCGCGAGACCATCGAGCGCATCTCGACGCGCAACCTCAAGCGCATCAAGTTCGCCGACAAGGACCCGCGCGTCAACGAGCAGATCGACGAGATCGAGGAGATGACCTCGCGCCAGATCGACGTGCTGCGCAAGATCGTCAACGAGAAGATCGAGAAGCTGCGCAAGGGCGATGAACTTCCTCCGGGCGTCATCAAGCTGGTGAAGATTTATGTCGCGATGAAGCGCAAGCTCTCCGTCGGCGACAAGATGGCCGGCCGCCACGGTAACAAAGGCGTGATCGCCCGCATCCTGCCGGAAGAGGACATGCCTTACCTCGCCGACGGTACGCCGGTCGAGATCGTCCTCAACCCGCTCGGCGTTCCCTCCCGTATGAACGTGGGACAGATCCTCGAGACCCACCTGGGATGGGCAGGCCACGAGATCGGCAAGCGCATCTCGCTGCTGTTGCAGGAAAACAATCGCGAGGAAGCGATCCGCCGCGAGATCAAGGCGATCTACAAGGATTCCGCCTTCCTCGATTCGTTGATGGACCTCGATGACGAACAGCTCGTCCGCGTGGCCCAGGGCATGAAGGGTGGCGCCTACTTCGGCTCGCCGGTATTCGACGGCGCGCGCGAGAAGGAGATCAAGGGCCTGTTGCGCGAGGCGGGACTGCCGGAGAGTGGCAAGACGTGGCTCTACGACGGCATGACCGGCGACAAGTTCGAACAGCCGGTCACCGTGGGCTACATCTACATGCTGAAACTCTCGCACCTGGTGGACGACAAGATCCACGCG from Acidobacteriota bacterium includes:
- the secE gene encoding preprotein translocase subunit SecE, with translation MKTAAQSMDENSVAGKIKAWPDRTRSFYTDVRTEMKKVSTPSLKEVQATTLVVLITVALFGVYFWIIDMGIARAVDWLLRYFSK
- the rplJ gene encoding 50S ribosomal protein L10 — its product is MAVTRAKKVESAAKLAGELKSVENLIVASFEKLTVEKDFELRKSVRTAGGRYQVVKNSLVERAAKGTKVEDVLKDLKGVTSIAYTSADPVALAKVLTKYAKDNPEFQFKGGVVEGRALTVKELEALAKMPSKEELYSKLLFLISAPAQRLVTVMNAVGRDVAVVLNQGVEKKKFKAAEATEATEAPKATEAPEATEAPKATEAPKAAEATEA
- the rplA gene encoding 50S ribosomal protein L1; the encoded protein is MKKAGKNITKARESVEKRAYLLEDAVPLLQKVKFAKFDETVEITMRLGVDPKHADQMVRGTVVLPHGLGKTKKVLVIASGEKVREAQEAGADIVGGEETVEKIMKENWVDYDAVVATPDMMKSVGKLGKVLGPKGLMPNPKTGTVTFDVARAVREVKAGKVEFRTDKTALVHVPVGKMSFSAEKLIDNAHTVIASVIKAKPVAAKGKYIRGAYLSSSMGPGISLDTTTAEAASKEK
- the rplL gene encoding 50S ribosomal protein L7/L12; this translates as MADIQQLEEQIVGLSLLDAAQLVKKLEERLGVSAAAAAPVMVQGGGGAAPGAAPAEEKTEFAVVLTAAGAQKINVIKAVREVTSLGLKEAKDLVDGAPKTVKEGISKDEAETIRKKFTDAGATVEVK
- the rpmG gene encoding 50S ribosomal protein L33 — encoded protein: MAREIVTLQCTDCKDRNYSTTKNKKTTPDRLEFSKFCRKCRKHTAHKEVK
- the rpoB gene encoding DNA-directed RNA polymerase subunit beta, which codes for MPNKNTAIRTRLDFSKIPATIKIPNLIEVQKRSYDRFLQMDKLPSERDEAGLQSVFQSVFPISDFRNVSQLEFVDYAIGNWECKCGHLKGLHHLRTTCKNCGSTVITDPFHSGDVLCNRCGTYNANTPDFCNKCGDPVGLQLKYDMAECEERGMTYSAPLKVTIRLTIFDKDPETGNKTIRDIKEQEVFFGDVPLMTNNGTFIINGTERVIVSQLHRSPGVFFETANNRTYFLGKIIPYRGSWVEFEYDQKNILYVRIDRKRKFLGTIFLRALGLRSDEDILRTFYTVDRIAIKNKKLHWTLEPAVERPTNLLGLKLAHSIKSKSGDEIAHSGRKITAAIMKEIQKAKITEIEIDTTDLEGAFTAADVVDTNTGELLLEANTEVTAEKLAKLIDAGIGELHLFFPERDDVGNVISATLRKDNVKTPQEALIEIYRKLRPGDPPTLDTATALFHGMFFDARKYDFSRVGRLKFNIKLFDNAEATKLDNRTLEPDDFYATIRYLLKLRKSIGTVDDIDHLGNRRVRAVGELLENQFRIGLVRMERAIKEKMSVYQEMSTAMPHDLVNAKPVMAAIREFFGSSQLSQFMDQTNPLSEITHKRRLSALGPGGLSRERAGFEVRDVHPTHYGRICPIETPEGPNIGLISSLSCYARINDYGFIESPYRRVKTGRVLDYVSVVNAGDSDYRVGDHIEKHEAEKANADLKERRKRHIDLEPFSFYLSAWEEDRHVIAQANIELDDKGRIVGELVNARKAGNFVLVHRDEVDYVDVSPKQLVSVAASLVPFLEHDDANRALMGANMQRQSVPLLRAEAPLVGTGMEGVTARDSGAVVLARRSGIIDSVDSERIIVRVEGEHHPGQLSREVGSDIYQLIKFKRSNQNTCINQKPIVKRGDRVAKGQVIADGPCTDKGELALGRNVLVAFMPWRGYNFEDAILISEKMVRDDYYTSIHIEEFEIEARDTKLGPEEITRDIPNVSENALRDLDESGVIRIGATVKQGDILVGKVTPKGETQLTPEEKLLRAIFGEKAGDVRDASLSCPPGIEGTIVDVKIFSRKGQEKDERAKSIEGTQIEKLEKNLSDEIRILTDERLKRLEAILGGKESQADLHDERTNKRLLTKGTIVDRETIERISTRNLKRIKFADKDPRVNEQIDEIEEMTSRQIDVLRKIVNEKIEKLRKGDELPPGVIKLVKIYVAMKRKLSVGDKMAGRHGNKGVIARILPEEDMPYLADGTPVEIVLNPLGVPSRMNVGQILETHLGWAGHEIGKRISLLLQENNREEAIRREIKAIYKDSAFLDSLMDLDDEQLVRVAQGMKGGAYFGSPVFDGAREKEIKGLLREAGLPESGKTWLYDGMTGDKFEQPVTVGYIYMLKLSHLVDDKIHARSIGPYSLITQQPLGGKAQFGGQRFGEMEVWALEAYGAAYILQELLTAKSDDVYGRTKIYEAIVKGEAAIEPGVPESFNVLIRELQSLCLDVELIKTLGGDKKHAASVAAD
- the rplK gene encoding 50S ribosomal protein L11, yielding MAKKVTGQVKLQIAAGKATPAPPVGPALGQAQVNIMEFCKQFNARTSQKELDGLIVPVVITVYSDRSFTFITKTPPASILLKRAAQVAKGSGTPNKEKVGTVTEKQVAEIAKQKMPDLNAASLDSAIKSIKGTARSMGIDVVA